One window of the Eucalyptus grandis isolate ANBG69807.140 chromosome 8, ASM1654582v1, whole genome shotgun sequence genome contains the following:
- the LOC104416732 gene encoding disease resistance protein RPV1-like translates to MDSSSSSSSKRRRNYDVFLSFRGTDVRNNFVDHLYTAVDHSGINTYIDSEELGKGEQISTTLMEAIEESKIAIIAFSENYASSLWCLEEAVKIMECKEQRGLVVFPVFYKVEPREVRTPGKGKGERQSYGEAIAEHKIKFGKDSEKVKRWQKALLDAGSLSGWHHTDGYVHHFFYFSWSKSFDTIFFLKNTLSSDTHSTEHTFGAHEPEHHIQAVSSPTLR, encoded by the coding sequence atggattcttcttcttcttcttcttccaagcgTAGAAGGAATTACGATGTCTTTCTCAGTTTCAGAGGCACGGATGTCCGCAATAACTTTGTCGATCATCTCTACACAGCTGTAGACCATTCAGGAATAAACACTTACATTGACAGTGAAGAACTTGGTAAGGGAGAGCAGATATCAACCACGCTTATGGAGGCAATTGAGGAATCAAAAATTGCGATCATTGCTTTCTCAGAGAACTATGCCTCTTCACTGTGGTGTTTGGAAGAGGCGGTGAAaatcatggagtgcaaggagcaaAGAGGCCTCGTGGTTTTTCCggtgttttacaaagtggaacccaGAGAAGTGAGAACGCCGGGGAAAGGTAAAGGGGAGAGACAGAGTTATGGAGAAGCTATTGCGGAGCATAAGATCAAGTTCGGGAAGGATTCAGAAAAAGTAAAGAGATGGCAAAAAGCTCTTCTTGATGCTGGTAGCTTGTCTGGCTGGCATCATACCGATGGGTACGTACATCACTTCTTCTACTTCAGTTGGTCTAAATCTTTCGATactattttctttctcaagaacACACTCTCGTCAGACACACACAGCACAGAGCACACGTTCGGAGCGCACGAACCAGAGCACCATATACAAGCCGTGTCTTCTCCGACCCTCCGCTGA